A single Desulfobaculum bizertense DSM 18034 DNA region contains:
- a CDS encoding ABC transporter ATP-binding protein translates to MKSIEAVDVVKTYLQGKVEVHALAGVSLAINAGEFAALAGPSGSGKTTLLNLFGGLDAPNAGQIFLDGQDITALSQSKLANMRLHKIGFVFQAYNIIPVLSAQENVEYVMLMQGVPTAERRDRARQVLDDVGLGNMYSRRPAELSGGQQQRVAVARAIVSNPTIVLADEPTANLDSKTGQGLLEMMCDMNESRGVTFVFSTHDQMVMDYARRLIHLKDGQIVDDISK, encoded by the coding sequence ATGAAAAGCATTGAAGCTGTCGACGTCGTTAAGACCTACCTGCAAGGAAAAGTCGAAGTACACGCTTTGGCCGGGGTTTCGCTTGCCATCAACGCAGGAGAATTTGCAGCTCTTGCCGGGCCTTCTGGCTCAGGGAAAACAACACTGCTCAACCTCTTTGGTGGGCTGGATGCCCCCAATGCCGGGCAAATCTTCCTCGACGGCCAAGACATCACCGCCCTTTCCCAGTCAAAGCTTGCAAACATGCGCTTACACAAAATCGGATTTGTTTTTCAGGCCTACAACATTATTCCCGTGCTCTCTGCTCAGGAAAATGTTGAATACGTAATGCTCATGCAGGGTGTTCCCACCGCCGAGCGACGCGATCGAGCGCGTCAGGTGCTCGACGACGTCGGTCTTGGCAACATGTATTCGCGCCGCCCCGCCGAGCTTTCTGGAGGCCAGCAGCAACGCGTCGCCGTTGCCCGCGCCATCGTCTCCAACCCAACCATTGTGCTTGCTGATGAGCCTACGGCAAACCTCGATTCCAAAACAGGACAGGGCTTGCTCGAAATGATGTGTGACATGAACGAATCTCGTGGCGTCACCTTTGTTTTCTCAACCCATGACCAAATGGTCATGGACTACGCCCGGCGGCTCATTCATCTCAAGGACGGCCAGATTGTCGACGACATAAGCAAATAG